In Candidatus Berkelbacteria bacterium, the following are encoded in one genomic region:
- a CDS encoding quinone-dependent dihydroorotate dehydrogenase translates to MQTVLARIIGGIYRGAMKPYFFAHDAEKVHDRMTQVGIKLGHSAFWRWIVRFALRYDHPMLEQVVCGIRFSNPVGLAAGFDKEGLLVDILPAVGFGHAEIGSITGLPSLGNAKPRLWRLRASKALVVNYGLNSTGSAAVAKRLKNKSFTLPVGTSVAKANIQATAQDKAGVEDYLKSFKAFSDIGDYTTVNISCPNAFGGQPFNDVARLETLLDELRTVPTKKPVFVKLPPDLACEQVDRILEICTKYQVSGLVCANLTKDRDNKKIRAKIVEKVIPGPGGISGKVVEELSNDLLSYIYEKSGDRFALIGVGGIFSAEDAYEKIRRGATLVQLITGMVYNGPQLIGEINRGLVRLLKRDGYSTLSQAVGSAHRSAK, encoded by the coding sequence ATGCAAACAGTCTTGGCAAGAATAATTGGCGGAATATATCGAGGGGCGATGAAGCCCTATTTTTTTGCCCACGACGCCGAGAAAGTGCACGACCGCATGACCCAGGTTGGCATCAAGCTTGGCCACTCGGCTTTCTGGAGATGGATAGTTAGATTCGCCTTACGTTACGACCACCCGATGTTGGAACAAGTTGTATGCGGCATTAGGTTTTCTAATCCGGTTGGCCTCGCGGCGGGTTTCGACAAAGAGGGGCTGCTCGTCGACATCCTACCAGCAGTTGGTTTTGGGCACGCCGAAATCGGTTCAATCACAGGTCTACCTAGCCTAGGGAATGCCAAACCACGCCTGTGGCGCTTGAGAGCCTCAAAGGCTCTTGTCGTTAATTACGGCCTTAATAGTACGGGCAGTGCCGCCGTTGCCAAACGACTGAAAAACAAAAGTTTTACGCTTCCCGTTGGAACGAGCGTCGCCAAAGCGAATATCCAAGCGACCGCCCAAGATAAGGCCGGCGTCGAGGACTACTTAAAGAGCTTTAAGGCCTTCAGCGACATCGGCGACTACACCACTGTTAACATCAGTTGCCCGAACGCTTTCGGCGGCCAACCGTTCAATGACGTCGCCCGGCTTGAGACCTTACTCGACGAGCTGCGAACCGTTCCGACTAAAAAGCCTGTCTTCGTCAAACTACCGCCGGACTTGGCGTGTGAACAAGTAGATAGAATTCTAGAGATTTGTACAAAATACCAAGTCAGTGGCCTAGTTTGCGCCAACCTGACTAAGGACCGTGACAATAAAAAAATACGGGCAAAAATTGTCGAGAAGGTGATTCCTGGGCCTGGCGGTATCAGCGGCAAGGTCGTTGAGGAGTTGTCTAACGACTTGCTGTCTTACATCTATGAAAAGTCGGGCGATAGATTCGCCCTGATAGGCGTTGGGGGCATTTTCAGCGCCGAGGACGCCTATGAAAAAATTAGGCGCGGGGCGACGCTCGTTCAACTCATTACTGGAATGGTCTACAACGGACCCCAACTTATCGGCGAGATTAACCGCGGCCTGGTGCGCTTGTTGAAACGTGACGGCTATAGCACGCTTAGCCAAGCTGTCGGCAGTGCCCACCGCAGCGCGAAATAG
- the pyrF gene encoding orotidine-5'-phosphate decarboxylase, with protein MEKQLRKEAADRIMLPLDFSTYNEAAEPIEKLGGQLGLFKVGFELISSGAAHRVASRAFQQNAGVFWDGKFKDIPNTVERACRILMQDAAISMLNVHADGGSKMMKAARKGIDEGYERRWRDASTSVPPRPKLLAVTILTSLGYDDLVEISMFTEVERGNGGHDEQIRQRVVSLAKLAQDSGADGVVASPKEIEAIRTCCGPGFLIVTPGVRPDWASKDDQSRVMTPFEAISLGADYLVIGRPITQPPAEIGDSASAVTLIADEIAQALAARAPIATT; from the coding sequence ATGGAAAAACAGCTTCGAAAAGAGGCAGCGGATCGAATAATGCTGCCGCTCGACTTTTCAACCTACAACGAAGCTGCCGAGCCTATCGAAAAGCTTGGCGGCCAACTCGGGCTATTCAAGGTCGGTTTCGAGCTCATCAGCTCTGGAGCAGCACACCGTGTTGCCAGCCGCGCCTTTCAACAGAACGCTGGGGTTTTCTGGGACGGGAAGTTCAAGGACATCCCCAACACCGTCGAACGAGCCTGCCGGATTCTCATGCAAGACGCCGCAATCTCAATGCTCAACGTCCACGCCGATGGCGGGTCGAAGATGATGAAAGCGGCGCGCAAGGGCATCGACGAAGGTTACGAACGACGTTGGCGCGACGCCTCAACCAGTGTGCCGCCCAGACCGAAGCTTCTGGCCGTAACCATCCTGACTAGCCTGGGTTATGACGACCTAGTCGAAATCAGTATGTTTACAGAAGTGGAGCGCGGCAACGGTGGGCACGACGAGCAGATTCGACAACGGGTGGTGAGCCTCGCTAAACTCGCTCAAGACAGCGGGGCTGATGGCGTGGTCGCTTCGCCAAAAGAAATCGAGGCTATTCGCACATGCTGTGGCCCCGGGTTTCTTATCGTCACGCCCGGTGTTAGGCCGGATTGGGCGAGCAAGGACGACCAATCCCGAGTGATGACGCCGTTCGAGGCAATCTCGCTCGGCGCTGACTATCTAGTGATTGGGCGGCCGATCACCCAACCGCCTGCTGAGATTGGCGACTCCGCTTCGGCGGTAACGCTGATCGCTGATGAAATCGCCCAAGCCCTGGCGGCACGAGCCCCAATCGCTACCACCTGA
- a CDS encoding DUF4342 domain-containing protein, producing the protein MAKKQHYEEFKVSGEDVLKKVKQLIKEGNVRSITIKDKDGKTLVQMPLTVGVIGAVIAPVLAAIGAIAALVSECTVGVEREG; encoded by the coding sequence ATGGCGAAGAAACAACATTATGAAGAATTCAAAGTTAGCGGCGAAGACGTTCTGAAGAAAGTTAAGCAGCTAATTAAAGAGGGGAATGTTCGTTCCATTACTATTAAAGACAAGGACGGGAAGACATTAGTACAAATGCCCTTAACTGTTGGAGTGATCGGCGCCGTCATTGCGCCGGTACTGGCTGCCATTGGTGCCATTGCCGCGCTTGTTAGCGAGTGCACTGTCGGTGTGGAGCGTGAAGGGTAG
- a CDS encoding class IV adenylate cyclase — protein sequence MQVEIEAKWLDINPDEFRENLQRLGAKQIHPERLMRRMVFDYPDSRLEKIGGWVRVRDEGDKITFSYKQLNDRSLHGTQEVETTVGDFEKTGQLLKAIGLIQRSYQETRREKWVLGDCEVTIDTWPWIPTFVELEAPREELLRTSAEKTGLNWDMAMHGSVETAYQKYYDFTEHEIDNWPEITFVPEPDWLLAKKKQPQG from the coding sequence ATGCAGGTCGAGATTGAGGCGAAGTGGTTAGACATCAATCCGGACGAATTTCGCGAAAATTTACAACGTCTTGGTGCCAAACAAATCCACCCCGAGCGCCTGATGCGACGAATGGTGTTCGACTACCCCGATTCGCGTCTCGAAAAAATCGGCGGCTGGGTACGGGTACGTGACGAGGGCGACAAGATAACCTTTTCATACAAACAGCTTAACGACCGCTCCTTACACGGCACCCAGGAGGTGGAAACCACTGTTGGAGATTTTGAAAAAACTGGACAGCTTCTTAAAGCGATCGGCTTGATTCAGCGTTCTTACCAGGAAACGAGGCGAGAAAAGTGGGTCCTTGGCGACTGCGAGGTCACAATTGATACCTGGCCGTGGATACCAACTTTCGTCGAGCTAGAAGCGCCCCGCGAAGAGCTACTGAGAACATCGGCTGAAAAAACTGGCTTAAATTGGGACATGGCGATGCACGGCAGCGTCGAAACTGCCTACCAAAAATACTACGACTTCACTGAGCACGAGATCGACAACTGGCCAGAAATAACTTTCGTTCCAGAACCAGATTGGTTGCTGGCTAAAAAGAAACAGCCGCAGGGATAA
- a CDS encoding NUDIX domain-containing protein, whose amino-acid sequence MAANYFSWKDNGQSHLSIGAVVINDEGKICSHHFTKLPFEVFGTRYERDVYLLMRETVEPNETLEVALSRGLMEEFGMKTTLKTYIGSILCHFTQKNTKIEKTTLYFLCQYVSDDLNSRRRGDAEARSTLEWHEPNFLMQKMQQQFKSTGREDINEAPIIARVKKLIAPS is encoded by the coding sequence ATGGCAGCTAATTATTTTTCCTGGAAGGACAATGGCCAGAGCCACCTCAGCATCGGGGCTGTTGTCATTAATGATGAAGGTAAAATCTGCAGTCATCACTTTACTAAGTTACCGTTCGAGGTTTTCGGCACCCGTTACGAGCGCGATGTTTACTTGTTAATGCGCGAAACCGTTGAGCCTAACGAGACGCTAGAAGTTGCGCTTAGCCGCGGCTTAATGGAAGAGTTTGGCATGAAGACGACCTTAAAGACATATATCGGCAGTATTCTGTGCCACTTCACTCAAAAAAATACCAAGATCGAAAAAACCACCCTGTATTTTCTTTGCCAATACGTTTCTGACGATCTTAACAGTCGCCGTCGTGGCGACGCTGAAGCTCGCAGCACTCTAGAATGGCATGAGCCTAACTTTTTGATGCAAAAAATGCAGCAACAATTTAAGTCTACCGGGCGTGAAGATATCAACGAAGCACCGATTATTGCGCGGGTCAAAAAACTTATCGCACCGAGTTAA
- a CDS encoding histidine phosphatase family protein: MRIYFIRHGKSVLNESGIHQGPETPLSAVGKEQASYVARRLKHVVFEQIISSDMDRAKETAEIIHRETGVPLEITPLARERNLPKEFHGKPHDDPTLAAAKAEIEKNIRNPDFRHSDEETFFDLKDRAKKLVTFLEGRKEKAVVVVLHGTILRYVLATMAYGDDLDWDRYIGLAKLLQLNNTGITVCEQQEGRWKLITWNDHAHLGEVN, encoded by the coding sequence ATGCGGATCTATTTTATTCGTCACGGTAAAAGTGTGCTTAACGAAAGCGGTATCCACCAGGGACCAGAGACGCCCCTCTCCGCGGTCGGCAAAGAACAAGCCAGCTACGTTGCCCGACGACTTAAACACGTTGTTTTTGAACAAATAATCTCTAGCGACATGGATCGCGCTAAGGAAACGGCAGAGATTATCCATCGGGAGACTGGCGTCCCGTTAGAGATAACACCGCTCGCCCGTGAGCGTAACCTCCCCAAAGAGTTTCATGGCAAACCGCACGACGACCCGACGTTGGCCGCGGCAAAGGCCGAGATTGAGAAGAATATCCGCAACCCCGATTTCCGTCATTCAGATGAAGAGACATTTTTCGACTTGAAAGATCGAGCTAAAAAATTAGTGACATTTCTCGAGGGACGGAAAGAGAAAGCCGTTGTCGTAGTCCTGCACGGCACGATTCTGCGCTATGTACTTGCCACCATGGCTTACGGCGACGATCTTGACTGGGATAGGTACATCGGTTTGGCGAAGCTGCTTCAACTTAATAACACCGGCATTACGGTCTGCGAACAGCAAGAGGGGCGTTGGAAACTTATCACCTGGAACGACCACGCTCACCTTGGCGAGGTTAACTAA
- a CDS encoding peptidoglycan DD-metalloendopeptidase family protein, whose amino-acid sequence MKLLRLAGYILLGLVLVLGLRASWSYLKDRPESFLGHEEIAIGLPYHSQDEPTGIRPLGEIESVHPNGHEGIDFQWAYAAQLVATSDGIITGVTKAKDGDAAVLYVTLKSGEYKSVYKELESVASGIRRGTKVKQGDLLGYPHGTRFPEGHTNYQLHWEFGYDSFPGFSRLCPLEYFDADSKARIEQAWAKIVPAHTNPTGQALCNEKFAGLGN is encoded by the coding sequence ATGAAATTACTCCGCTTAGCCGGGTATATTCTGCTCGGTTTAGTTCTGGTTCTTGGCTTGAGAGCAAGCTGGTCCTACCTTAAAGACCGTCCCGAGTCATTTCTAGGGCACGAGGAGATCGCTATCGGTTTGCCCTACCACAGCCAGGACGAGCCAACCGGAATCCGACCGCTTGGCGAGATAGAGTCAGTTCACCCTAACGGTCACGAGGGGATCGATTTCCAATGGGCCTACGCCGCACAGCTTGTTGCCACTTCTGACGGCATTATTACCGGCGTCACTAAAGCCAAGGACGGGGACGCAGCGGTTCTCTACGTCACACTCAAAAGTGGTGAATATAAGTCAGTTTACAAAGAGCTAGAATCGGTAGCGTCAGGCATTCGGCGTGGCACTAAGGTTAAACAAGGCGACTTACTCGGCTACCCACATGGCACACGTTTTCCTGAGGGGCACACGAACTATCAGCTGCACTGGGAGTTTGGCTACGATAGTTTTCCCGGCTTTAGCCGTCTCTGCCCGCTTGAATACTTCGACGCCGATTCTAAGGCAAGGATAGAACAAGCCTGGGCCAAGATAGTCCCCGCTCACACAAACCCCACCGGCCAGGCGCTCTGCAACGAAAAGTTTGCCGGCCTTGGTAACTAG
- a CDS encoding phenylalanine 4-monooxygenase, which produces MEFGTPGSGLTTTKTPWLEQANENGEFYLPRQPYECYSQANHDTWRRLYLRQMPRWRQFAVPEFLEGVTALNLQPDQVPNFGDINRFLEPLTGFQAKGVSGYVPAFLFFQCLRNREFPTTVTVRDGKKLGYLPEPDMFHDIAGHVPMHTNRRFADNLVQFGKVAQRAAKRSQSEFRGDEQIDVVASNIKALARVFWFTVEFGLMESDRDGRLKVYGSGLLSSHAEIRHSIVSPQVQRFPLDLRWVINQYFEIHHFQPLLFFVENFDHLFEQLAVLARWLEEGRLDNVSPGEPDVREEDIKSFLEAV; this is translated from the coding sequence ATGGAGTTTGGTACCCCTGGCTCAGGCCTAACCACGACCAAGACGCCCTGGCTAGAACAAGCTAATGAAAATGGTGAGTTCTACCTGCCGCGTCAACCTTACGAATGCTATAGCCAGGCTAACCACGATACCTGGCGACGACTTTACCTGCGGCAAATGCCGCGCTGGCGGCAGTTCGCCGTCCCGGAGTTTCTGGAAGGTGTAACGGCCTTGAACCTCCAGCCGGACCAAGTGCCGAACTTTGGAGACATCAACCGTTTCCTCGAACCCCTGACCGGCTTCCAAGCCAAAGGGGTGAGCGGCTACGTTCCTGCTTTCTTATTCTTTCAATGTCTAAGGAATCGGGAGTTTCCAACTACTGTCACCGTTCGCGATGGCAAAAAGCTCGGCTATCTGCCGGAGCCGGACATGTTTCACGACATTGCCGGACACGTACCGATGCACACTAACCGGCGTTTTGCCGACAACTTGGTTCAATTCGGCAAGGTGGCTCAGCGAGCTGCCAAGCGCTCTCAAAGCGAGTTTCGAGGCGACGAGCAGATCGATGTTGTCGCCTCGAACATCAAGGCGCTGGCTCGGGTCTTTTGGTTCACGGTGGAATTCGGCCTGATGGAATCGGATCGAGACGGTCGTCTCAAAGTTTACGGTAGTGGCTTGCTTAGCTCCCACGCTGAGATTCGCCACAGTATCGTTTCGCCGCAGGTTCAGCGCTTTCCGCTTGACCTAAGGTGGGTGATCAACCAGTACTTTGAGATTCACCACTTCCAGCCGCTGCTGTTCTTCGTCGAGAACTTCGATCACCTCTTTGAACAACTTGCAGTCCTTGCTCGTTGGCTTGAAGAAGGTCGTCTCGACAATGTCTCCCCCGGCGAGCCGGACGTCAGAGAGGAAGATATCAAGTCCTTCCTTGAAGCCGTTTGA
- a CDS encoding DNA recombination protein RmuC has translation MNPIVYVAVGGVAVGVFVGAALTYFFLRSRRHDTEQIIAIAKEKLSSDKEEMKTDLEGKKDVIKGIVDELRKHVTETNRQFMESEKERISSFSELKKELETHKQLASELRGSTDQLKNILSNNQMRGAFGERIAEDLLKMAGFVINQDYFSQTQAGEGRPDFTLVLPDKTKVNIDVKFPYQNLQKFVEASDAEEKKRHFAQFQRDVREKIKQIATRDYINQEDNTVDFAIAFIPNEMIFSYIYEHSNDIWEEAMQKKVVLAGPYSFVALLRLVKQAHSNFRLQSNIHQIIQLVQKFRAEYDKFSGELDTLGARLDSTSKQFQVVSSTRSRQLGRVMDQIDNQKVFSEAGGSPVDEQRTLE, from the coding sequence ATGAATCCCATTGTTTACGTTGCTGTTGGCGGAGTTGCCGTCGGTGTTTTCGTCGGCGCAGCTCTGACTTATTTTTTCTTACGATCCCGTCGCCACGATACTGAGCAAATTATCGCCATCGCTAAAGAAAAGCTGTCGAGCGATAAAGAAGAGATGAAGACTGACCTTGAGGGCAAGAAAGACGTTATCAAGGGTATTGTCGACGAGTTACGCAAACACGTCACCGAAACAAACCGCCAATTCATGGAGAGCGAGAAAGAGCGTATCTCGTCATTTTCGGAACTCAAAAAAGAGCTCGAAACCCACAAGCAGCTTGCCAGTGAGTTACGCGGTTCAACAGATCAGCTGAAAAATATTCTCAGCAACAACCAAATGCGCGGCGCTTTTGGCGAGCGCATTGCCGAGGACCTGTTGAAAATGGCGGGCTTCGTTATTAACCAAGACTATTTCTCTCAAACACAGGCTGGCGAGGGACGGCCGGACTTCACTCTGGTACTGCCTGACAAAACCAAGGTTAATATCGACGTTAAGTTTCCGTATCAAAACCTGCAGAAATTCGTCGAGGCAAGCGACGCCGAAGAAAAGAAGCGCCATTTCGCTCAATTTCAACGCGACGTTAGGGAAAAAATTAAACAAATCGCGACTCGCGACTATATTAATCAAGAGGACAACACCGTTGATTTCGCCATCGCCTTTATCCCTAATGAGATGATTTTTAGTTATATATATGAGCACTCTAACGACATCTGGGAAGAGGCGATGCAGAAAAAGGTCGTACTAGCCGGGCCGTATTCGTTCGTCGCCCTATTAAGACTAGTCAAACAGGCCCACTCTAACTTCCGTTTACAATCTAACATCCATCAGATCATTCAATTAGTTCAGAAGTTCCGCGCTGAGTACGATAAGTTCTCCGGCGAGCTTGACACCTTAGGAGCCCGACTCGACTCGACTTCAAAACAGTTCCAGGTTGTGTCTTCAACTAGGAGCCGGCAGTTAGGACGAGTTATGGACCAGATTGACAACCAGAAGGTCTTCAGTGAAGCCGGCGGCTCGCCAGTCGACGAGCAGCGTACCCTCGAATAA
- the msrA gene encoding peptide-methionine (S)-S-oxide reductase MsrA — MDKATFGAGCFWGVEAAFRMRKGIVGTVAGYTGGYVDSPTYSQVCGGRTGHVEALQITFDQKKISYERLLEIFWQIHDPTLENRQGNDVGPQYQAVIFYHNEAQRIAAEKSKEDLEKSGTYDEAIVTQIRPLDKFYPAEEEHQRYLEKHPGGYCHIDLKSIH; from the coding sequence ATGGATAAAGCAACGTTTGGCGCCGGTTGTTTTTGGGGCGTTGAAGCCGCTTTTCGTATGCGGAAGGGCATAGTTGGGACTGTCGCCGGTTACACGGGCGGTTATGTCGATAGTCCCACTTATTCACAAGTCTGCGGCGGCCGGACTGGCCACGTCGAAGCGCTACAGATTACGTTCGACCAGAAAAAGATTTCCTACGAGCGGTTGCTAGAGATTTTTTGGCAGATTCATGACCCAACCCTCGAAAACCGGCAGGGTAACGACGTTGGACCGCAGTACCAGGCAGTGATCTTTTATCACAACGAAGCGCAGAGAATTGCCGCGGAAAAATCCAAAGAAGACCTTGAGAAATCAGGTACTTACGACGAAGCGATTGTGACTCAAATCAGGCCACTGGATAAATTCTACCCCGCCGAAGAGGAGCACCAGCGCTACTTAGAGAAACATCCCGGCGGTTACTGCCATATCGACCTAAAATCAATTCATTAG
- a CDS encoding acetyl-CoA carboxylase carboxyl transferase subunit beta, translating to MAQLTDEESFNELFTDITAADPLGFPEYQDKLLRSKERTGLNCAVLTGTATVTGLPCALAVFDFFFIGGTLGGAEGEKLCRLFEHACDSQLPIIVFLASGGMRMQEGLNSLMQMPKTVATLGRVIERKLRYLVVFTDPSYGGATASFASVPYGLKIAEPRARIGFAGPEVAKTIYPRDVEKLRHIQTPEAKIYPAEGMDTSQIDSIVPRANLKHFIASFLSGKGTA from the coding sequence GTGGCCCAACTTACTGACGAAGAGTCTTTTAACGAGCTCTTCACCGACATCACCGCTGCTGACCCACTCGGGTTCCCCGAGTACCAGGACAAGTTGTTACGCTCCAAGGAACGGACGGGCCTAAACTGCGCCGTACTCACCGGTACGGCCACGGTTACTGGCTTGCCATGCGCCTTGGCTGTTTTCGACTTCTTCTTTATCGGCGGCACGCTTGGCGGCGCTGAGGGCGAGAAGCTTTGCCGCCTCTTCGAGCACGCATGTGACAGTCAGCTGCCGATTATCGTCTTCTTGGCGAGCGGCGGTATGCGGATGCAAGAGGGGTTGAATTCGCTGATGCAGATGCCCAAAACTGTGGCGACGTTAGGTAGAGTTATCGAGCGCAAACTCCGATATTTGGTGGTCTTCACCGACCCCTCTTATGGCGGCGCTACGGCCAGCTTTGCCTCTGTCCCTTACGGCTTGAAAATCGCTGAGCCAAGGGCGCGCATCGGCTTTGCGGGACCGGAGGTGGCTAAGACCATCTATCCGCGTGACGTAGAGAAGCTGCGGCATATCCAGACTCCGGAAGCGAAGATATATCCTGCGGAAGGTATGGACACGTCGCAGATCGACTCGATCGTGCCGCGAGCCAACCTCAAGCATTTCATCGCTAGCTTCCTTAGTGGCAAGGGCACAGCCTAA
- a CDS encoding phosphoribosylaminoimidazolesuccinocarboxamide synthase, which yields MSSSAPEKRGDQLAEGKTKIIWPTSNLNVVLVESKDDITAGDGAKHDILEGKAVAANTTTCNVFELINCVGLVPTHFLARHDDRTFRAVKARMVPIEVVARRVVAGSYLKRNPDVAEGTKFPDLVIEFFYKDDAEHDPIMICKFGENGKPWFSLHDAKQPISAVTELGKLSPREVEALGLNENHINLMRLGAASVFETLERAWLKHHMVLVDLKVEFGFDRYGRLILADVIDNDSWRIWHYGQPDGMLDKQVYRNLSTDDPEAKAEAMAKISDNYQRVAKMTESFF from the coding sequence ATGAGCAGCTCAGCCCCAGAAAAACGTGGCGACCAGTTGGCCGAGGGCAAGACCAAGATTATTTGGCCAACCTCTAACCTCAACGTTGTCCTCGTTGAATCAAAAGACGACATCACCGCCGGTGATGGCGCCAAACACGACATCCTCGAAGGAAAAGCCGTTGCGGCAAATACCACAACTTGCAACGTCTTCGAGCTCATCAACTGCGTCGGCCTCGTGCCGACCCATTTCCTTGCTCGCCACGATGACCGGACTTTTCGCGCTGTCAAGGCGAGGATGGTCCCGATCGAGGTTGTCGCCCGACGGGTTGTAGCCGGGTCGTATCTGAAAAGAAACCCCGATGTTGCCGAGGGGACAAAGTTCCCCGACCTCGTGATCGAGTTCTTCTACAAGGATGATGCCGAGCACGACCCGATCATGATCTGCAAGTTCGGCGAAAACGGAAAGCCTTGGTTTTCACTACACGATGCCAAGCAACCGATCTCGGCCGTAACCGAACTTGGCAAGCTCAGCCCTCGAGAAGTCGAGGCGCTGGGTCTCAACGAGAACCACATCAACTTGATGCGGCTCGGGGCAGCCTCGGTCTTCGAAACGTTGGAGCGGGCGTGGTTGAAGCACCACATGGTACTTGTCGACTTAAAGGTCGAGTTCGGGTTCGACCGCTATGGTCGCCTCATTCTCGCCGATGTGATCGATAACGACTCGTGGCGCATTTGGCACTACGGTCAGCCCGATGGAATGTTGGACAAGCAGGTTTACCGAAACCTCAGCACCGATGACCCGGAGGCCAAGGCCGAAGCCATGGCCAAGATCAGCGACAACTACCAGCGCGTTGCCAAGATGACCGAAAGCTTCTTTTAG
- the lysS gene encoding lysine--tRNA ligase — MNQQARPESEIRLDKLQQLQKLGVNPYPAVVPEHLTLNEARQKKDGAKVAIVGRVSGIRGHGKSTFFDLVDEGDKLQAYFKQDEIGDKDYSHLALLDVGDFLWASGELFTTKAGEMTLKVKEYALLSKSLLPIPEHWHGLSDVETRYRSRALDFKINENARHLIEVRGKVVELIREFFIRHGFLEVHTPILQPIPGGAAAKPFKTRYNALEADFYLRIAPELYLKRLVAGGFNRVFEIGPSFRNEGLSHIHNPEFYSAEAYWAYQDYVGFMAATQTLVQELVKKVTGSLKVKYQGQTIDFSRDFAVRKYVEIVREDTGIDIEKLTDFKDLKKAVDEKKITFENQKISVWSELVDELFKKVCRDKIMQPTFVIDYPIALQPLAKRHRANPELAEQFQLIAAGGFELVKAYSELNDPIDQEARFREQMKMRDAGWEEAQMLDENFIEALKFGMPPTAGWGLGIERLVMLLTDQHSIKEVIPFPTLRPKK, encoded by the coding sequence ATGAATCAGCAGGCACGGCCGGAAAGCGAGATACGTCTAGACAAACTTCAGCAGCTGCAAAAGCTCGGCGTTAACCCATACCCTGCCGTCGTGCCAGAACACCTAACCCTTAACGAAGCCAGGCAAAAAAAAGATGGCGCCAAGGTAGCAATCGTTGGACGCGTCTCCGGCATCCGTGGCCACGGCAAATCAACATTTTTTGACCTCGTTGACGAAGGCGACAAACTGCAGGCTTACTTCAAGCAGGATGAGATTGGGGATAAAGACTACTCACATTTAGCGCTACTCGACGTCGGCGATTTTCTCTGGGCCAGCGGCGAATTATTTACCACAAAAGCTGGGGAGATGACCCTAAAAGTTAAAGAATATGCGCTGCTCTCAAAATCCCTGCTGCCTATTCCGGAACACTGGCATGGCTTGTCGGACGTTGAAACGCGTTATCGCTCGCGGGCGCTCGATTTCAAGATCAACGAAAACGCTCGTCATTTGATCGAGGTTCGTGGCAAGGTCGTTGAACTCATTCGCGAGTTTTTTATCCGTCACGGATTTTTGGAAGTCCACACACCGATTCTGCAACCAATCCCCGGCGGAGCGGCCGCCAAACCATTCAAGACACGCTATAACGCTTTGGAGGCAGATTTTTATTTACGTATTGCGCCTGAACTTTACTTAAAACGACTGGTGGCCGGTGGGTTTAACCGAGTTTTTGAGATCGGGCCAAGTTTTCGTAACGAAGGCCTGTCTCACATTCATAACCCGGAGTTCTATTCAGCCGAGGCGTACTGGGCGTATCAGGATTATGTGGGCTTTATGGCAGCGACTCAGACGCTAGTCCAAGAGTTAGTCAAAAAAGTTACGGGTTCGCTCAAAGTCAAATACCAAGGCCAGACGATCGATTTCTCTCGTGACTTCGCTGTCAGAAAATACGTTGAGATTGTCCGTGAAGACACCGGGATTGATATCGAAAAACTGACTGATTTTAAAGACCTCAAAAAAGCCGTCGATGAGAAAAAAATAACTTTTGAGAATCAAAAAATTAGCGTGTGGAGTGAGCTTGTCGACGAGTTATTCAAAAAAGTCTGCCGCGACAAGATAATGCAGCCAACTTTCGTCATTGATTACCCAATCGCCTTGCAGCCGCTCGCTAAACGCCATCGTGCCAATCCAGAACTGGCCGAACAATTTCAACTAATCGCCGCGGGCGGCTTTGAGTTAGTGAAGGCCTATTCAGAGCTGAACGACCCGATCGACCAAGAGGCCCGTTTCCGCGAACAGATGAAGATGAGAGACGCCGGCTGGGAAGAGGCACAGATGCTCGACGAGAACTTTATTGAAGCCTTGAAATTCGGCATGCCGCCGACGGCCGGGTGGGGCTTAGGCATTGAGCGCCTGGTAATGCTGCTAACCGACCAACATTCGATCAAGGAAGTAATCCCGTTCCCGACTCTTCGACCAAAAAAGTAG